Proteins encoded in a region of the Ruegeria sp. AD91A genome:
- a CDS encoding adenylate/guanylate cyclase domain-containing protein, protein METQRKYQNEKIPKTMPGASAECVVLFTDMVSYSNWIERDESTTLEFVTSCFDTLRVLSRRHSGTLVKTMGDGALLTFKKADDAINCGVEFQRVLVRNQLDVARPYQFRVGLHCGEVVQKRGDVYGNTVNIAARLQSKATPGTCVISENVMRMAGDHPDLSFESIGTHGLRNLDRKYRLYQVIDPLTTTAPKEDAHRPNLHLLDGVAFDDRYGASPDAVGLRSRAIVGYLALCPGGAETFDRLATLAFFEDEEGVALQKLDAFAVDFMDRSCAGMPALIRSETHLALDEFSVRTDLDEYMRMLRQGSVPDRFIEDARWPEKIMAGYEAIGPVFRSWLSVTRRSWKRSVLLALERLLSSVGTNDAFFEDAATAILLLEPGNEMAALARINARLAQGDTPEAFAEFERLKLYLAENFDMAPNKDVQDRIDQVKSERKRVAVQSPTYVPLRRLLRLSVAPITGTDATRLAAAQAFRSELIGNLMRFRDWAVIDAAKTPAGNGDGDSQIDYSVEMAVLQVADPPVIQINLQTHDTARVLWAKRFVLSAGDQFAAMNIIIREIVVAIELYVSSDRFAETYRDAGRFATSYDKWLRGDRALMRWTPAGAEEALAIFDSILEEDPDNAPALFRRASIENIRHVIWPGRQRSTKDAALADRYAARAVELDPMDARIQRTVAWTAAMNGAFARASMHLDLAVSLNPNCPTTLASCAMGFAWFGDDDKADRTLNLLYEISTNLPDWIWAYNASTLFMLERYDAALDAAEKGLGSIMDDQGWICVIHSCQNEMPAAQRAFDRLCENVESNWAGPQPLLTRDVARWFTEAYPIRREEDRQRLRDAIEAAIVA, encoded by the coding sequence TTGGAAACCCAACGCAAGTACCAAAATGAAAAAATCCCCAAAACGATGCCCGGTGCGTCGGCGGAATGCGTGGTCTTGTTCACCGACATGGTTTCCTACAGCAATTGGATCGAACGAGACGAGAGCACCACCCTTGAATTTGTTACGAGTTGCTTCGACACTTTGCGGGTTCTGTCACGCCGGCATTCCGGCACGCTGGTCAAAACAATGGGTGACGGCGCTCTTCTTACGTTCAAAAAAGCAGATGACGCGATCAACTGCGGTGTCGAGTTCCAACGTGTCCTTGTTAGAAACCAGCTTGACGTAGCGCGACCCTATCAGTTTCGGGTTGGATTGCACTGCGGCGAGGTCGTCCAGAAACGAGGGGATGTTTATGGTAACACAGTCAATATTGCTGCGCGTTTGCAGAGCAAGGCAACGCCGGGCACCTGCGTCATCTCCGAAAATGTAATGCGAATGGCTGGGGATCACCCGGACCTTTCATTTGAGAGTATCGGCACCCACGGATTGAGAAACCTTGACCGTAAGTACCGGCTCTATCAGGTCATTGACCCCTTGACGACAACTGCACCCAAAGAGGATGCGCATCGTCCGAACCTGCATCTTTTGGATGGTGTTGCATTTGACGACCGGTACGGAGCTTCGCCGGACGCGGTCGGATTGCGCTCCCGTGCCATTGTAGGATATCTGGCGCTGTGTCCAGGCGGGGCCGAAACGTTCGATCGACTCGCGACACTCGCTTTTTTCGAAGACGAAGAAGGCGTTGCGTTACAAAAACTTGACGCTTTCGCGGTGGATTTCATGGATAGGTCATGTGCCGGAATGCCTGCGCTCATACGCAGCGAAACCCACTTGGCTTTAGATGAGTTCTCAGTACGGACCGATCTTGACGAATATATGCGGATGTTGCGGCAAGGTAGTGTACCTGACCGCTTCATCGAAGATGCCCGTTGGCCCGAAAAAATCATGGCGGGGTACGAAGCGATCGGCCCCGTTTTCAGGTCTTGGCTGAGTGTAACACGGCGGAGCTGGAAGCGCAGCGTATTGCTGGCTTTGGAACGTTTGTTGTCGTCGGTAGGTACAAATGACGCCTTTTTTGAAGATGCGGCAACGGCTATTTTACTATTGGAGCCGGGAAATGAAATGGCCGCGCTGGCTCGAATTAACGCGCGCTTAGCGCAAGGTGATACACCGGAAGCCTTCGCCGAATTCGAACGTCTAAAGCTCTATCTTGCCGAAAATTTCGACATGGCGCCCAACAAGGATGTCCAGGATCGTATTGATCAGGTCAAGTCAGAACGTAAGCGAGTTGCAGTGCAGTCACCAACGTACGTACCGCTCCGGCGGTTGTTGCGCTTGTCAGTGGCTCCGATCACCGGCACAGACGCCACCCGACTTGCTGCAGCTCAGGCTTTTCGTTCTGAACTGATCGGAAACCTTATGCGCTTCCGTGACTGGGCCGTGATAGATGCAGCGAAAACACCAGCGGGAAATGGAGACGGTGATAGCCAGATAGACTACTCGGTCGAAATGGCTGTGCTTCAAGTCGCAGACCCGCCGGTCATTCAGATCAACTTACAAACCCACGATACAGCGCGTGTACTCTGGGCAAAACGTTTTGTGCTTTCGGCCGGAGATCAGTTTGCGGCAATGAATATCATAATTCGGGAAATAGTCGTCGCGATTGAGCTCTACGTGTCGTCTGACAGGTTTGCAGAGACCTATCGCGATGCCGGACGTTTCGCGACAAGCTACGATAAGTGGTTGCGTGGCGACCGGGCACTTATGCGCTGGACACCTGCTGGTGCGGAAGAGGCTCTGGCTATTTTCGACTCGATACTGGAGGAAGACCCCGATAACGCTCCTGCCTTGTTCCGGCGCGCATCCATTGAAAACATACGACATGTAATCTGGCCTGGCCGTCAGCGCAGTACCAAAGACGCAGCACTTGCTGATCGCTACGCCGCCAGAGCCGTTGAACTAGATCCGATGGATGCACGTATCCAGCGAACGGTGGCATGGACAGCGGCCATGAACGGTGCCTTTGCACGGGCCTCTATGCATTTGGATCTGGCCGTTAGTCTGAACCCGAACTGCCCTACAACGCTGGCCAGTTGTGCCATGGGCTTTGCTTGGTTTGGCGACGACGACAAGGCTGACAGGACACTTAACCTCCTGTATGAAATCAGCACCAACTTGCCGGATTGGATCTGGGCATACAACGCGTCGACATTGTTCATGCTTGAACGCTATGACGCCGCGCTTGATGCAGCGGAAAAGGGTCTTGGTAGTATAATGGATGACCAAGGCTGGATCTGCGTCATTCATTCCTGCCAAAACGAGATGCCTGCCGCGCAGCGAGCCTTCGACCGGCTTTGCGAAAACGTAGAGAGCAACTGGGCCGGACCGCAACCGCTTCTTACACGCGATGTCGCACGCTGGTTCACAGAGGCCTATCCCATCCGACGCGAAGAAGACCGTCAGCGTCTGAGAGACGCGATCGAGGCAGCCATCGTCGCCTAG
- a CDS encoding YcaO-like family protein: protein MTRAQAEASGLGEAIEIASLCRWGDELTLETDREDCPEPSWDAQTLMGFSNAQRRDRRAWNDRLRGIDWIPDPKPVGPAEWVEARSIDGGSVWVPSQAVFMSHDLTVGSVADCVADTNGCAAGSTDRAAQTHALLELIERDAAGRWWYGARARRLIGPDMLDEATTHTCTVLQNDGFAVKLIDITTDLGAPVVVAAGAHAGGKPIALGFGAAVTLVDAAQKAACEMAQMLLVFQDPQGDSHRRPHLNAWMEEASLETAPLGAARFADGAEYSTSGSFLSRIRAAGVRLAFLEQTRPEFGVPVWRAISPDLCHWKPRFGRQRLLGLDPHDIGDCLQTPNPVLLPL, encoded by the coding sequence ATGACTCGCGCACAGGCCGAAGCCAGCGGTTTGGGCGAGGCGATCGAGATCGCGAGCCTTTGCCGATGGGGGGATGAACTCACACTAGAGACAGACCGGGAAGATTGTCCTGAGCCGTCTTGGGATGCGCAGACATTAATGGGGTTTTCCAATGCGCAGCGAAGAGACCGGCGCGCGTGGAACGATCGCTTGCGAGGCATTGATTGGATTCCGGACCCAAAACCAGTAGGACCGGCAGAATGGGTCGAGGCGCGTTCCATCGACGGTGGATCTGTGTGGGTGCCAAGTCAGGCAGTATTCATGAGCCATGATTTAACTGTTGGTTCAGTCGCTGACTGCGTAGCTGACACCAACGGGTGTGCCGCAGGATCGACTGACCGAGCCGCGCAAACTCATGCGCTGCTGGAACTGATTGAAAGGGACGCTGCCGGGCGTTGGTGGTACGGCGCACGTGCGCGACGCCTGATAGGCCCCGACATGCTTGATGAAGCGACCACCCACACTTGCACAGTTCTCCAAAACGACGGTTTTGCGGTTAAGCTGATAGACATCACAACAGACCTTGGTGCACCTGTCGTAGTTGCTGCGGGGGCTCACGCAGGTGGCAAACCAATAGCCTTGGGGTTCGGCGCTGCTGTCACACTTGTAGATGCTGCGCAAAAAGCCGCATGCGAAATGGCTCAGATGCTGTTGGTCTTCCAAGACCCGCAGGGCGATTCTCACAGAAGACCGCACCTCAATGCTTGGATGGAAGAGGCCTCTCTTGAAACGGCTCCGCTGGGCGCTGCAAGGTTTGCTGACGGTGCCGAGTATTCTACATCAGGTTCGTTTTTGTCGCGGATTCGCGCCGCTGGGGTGAGGTTGGCTTTCCTAGAGCAGACCCGCCCTGAATTTGGCGTTCCGGTATGGCGCGCAATTTCGCCCGACCTCTGCCATTGGAAGCCTCGTTTTGGCCGTCAAAGGCTGCTGGGCTTGGATCCGCACGACATCGGCGACTGCCTGCAAACGCCTAATCCGGTTTTGTTGCCGCTTTGA